Part of the Novosphingobium sp. KA1 genome is shown below.
GGCGAGTCGCCGCGCAGGCAAGGCGCGTGGTCGCGAACGGGATCAGAAACGGCACAAGGGGCGATCCCTGAAGGTCGCGCCTTGCGGAAAGCTATTACGCGCGGAGGTGATGGGGAGGATCAGCCGTTGCGGGCGATACGGCGCACCAGCGCGTCGGCCATGCGGCGATCGAGTTGACGGCAGATCGCGATCCACCAGTCGCAGCCCTGCATGTCGCCGGAGAGCCTGGCGGCTTCGGCATTGGCGCGGGCGTGGCTCGCGGCAGCGAGGCCGTAAGCCGCGAAGTGGCGCAGGGCCTCGGTCAACATGCGCTCGTCATGGCCGTTCTGGTTGGCGGCTGAGGGCAGGACCGGACCTGAGATGAAGCTGCTAGACCTGCGCGTGGAGTCCCGGCGACTGCGTGGCTGCGGCGGTTCCCGATTGTCGTTCACCGCATCGAGCGGGGCGGAGGGGCAGAGCGCGCGCATGATCACCGGCGTCGTTCCGCCTCGTGCAGCGGAAAAGCGGATGGTCATCGTTGCAGGCCCTTTTGTCGTTGCCGGGGGAGTTCTTCCTGCCACGACGGGGGCTAAGTCTTCGTGAGAGGCTATGGTTTCCAAAGCGTTCATGACGCTCGAAAACGCGCTCCGCTGCGGGGTTCAGGTGCCCGGTGTCGCTATCCATTTGCCCGAATTGGCATACTCCGGGCGAATGCCTTGGGCCTCGGGCAGCCCCTGCGCTTGATAGAGTGTATCGCCGCCACGTGTGCGCACGGCATCTGCATAACGCGGGGAGGGAGTGGTGGCATGGGCCTGAACACTGTCGCTGGTGGCGGTGCGAACTGCCGGAGCGGCGACCTCGGGCGCGGCGAAGGCGCGTTGCAGGGCGACTGGATCGAGCGCAGCGTCGGCCATTGCAGACGCCGCCGAAAGGTCGCGTGGGTGCGGGGCGGCGATCGGTTCACCGCCGAGATAGGCGAGGCGGAAGGATGTGGGCGTACCGGCGCCGCCTTCGAACCGGTAGAACCGGTGCGCGCCGATGGTCGTCACGAAGTGCAGGCTTGGCGCCCAGTAAGGGTTGACCTGGATCGTGTGGTAATGTGTCGCGAGACCGACGGGGGCGTAGACTTCGCCTGCGAGCGCTGCGCGGGCGACCGCAGCGGCGCGGTCCCAGAAGAAGCGCTGCGGCGCACGGGCCAGCGCGCCATCGCAGGCGAAAGTGAACTGGCAGCCGGTCGGCCGTTCCGAACCTTCGAAAACGACGCCGCAGACGGTCTTGGGATAGGCCGGGTGCGCAAGGCGATTGAGCACGACTTGCGCCACCGCACGCTGGCCGGCATCGGGCTCGGTGGCGGCCTCGTAATAGATCGCCATGGTCAGGCACTGCTGCGCCCGTGCCCGGTCGAGGGTTGAGCCAGCCATGCGGAACGGGCGGGCGACGGGGGCGGCGGGATCGAGCAGGTTCTGGTCAACGCCGTTACCGTTGGTTGTCAGTAGGGCCGGATCGGGCTGGAGATAATAGAAGGCTGAGCCGGGAAAACTCTCGCCGCGCTGTTCGAACGGCATCGGGAGGACGGCCTGCTCTGCCGTCTGGGCATTGCCGATGGTGAA
Proteins encoded:
- a CDS encoding cell wall hydrolase; the protein is MTDFAAFTAPAEPELRPRDFGGRFVRGGQRHVRRRMRRRWALGASALAAVALPAFAEPGSWERFTIGNAQTAEQAVLPMPFEQRGESFPGSAFYYLQPDPALLTTNGNGVDQNLLDPAAPVARPFRMAGSTLDRARAQQCLTMAIYYEAATEPDAGQRAVAQVVLNRLAHPAYPKTVCGVVFEGSERPTGCQFTFACDGALARAPQRFFWDRAAAVARAALAGEVYAPVGLATHYHTIQVNPYWAPSLHFVTTIGAHRFYRFEGGAGTPTSFRLAYLGGEPIAAPHPRDLSAASAMADAALDPVALQRAFAAPEVAAPAVRTATSDSVQAHATTPSPRYADAVRTRGGDTLYQAQGLPEAQGIRPEYANSGKWIATPGT